GTAAGAAATACCGTGGAAAAATTCGGTCCCATTTTTGCTTTGGTAAACAATGCGGGCGGACCTCCGGCAGGCACTTTTGACAATTTTACTGATGATGCCTGGCAGAAAGCTTACGAGCTCAACCTCCTTTCCTATATCCGCAGCATTCGTGAGGTTCTGCCGTATATGCGCCAGCTTGGTCATGGCCGCATCGTCAACTACACTTCTTCATCTGTAAAACAAGTACTAGAGAACCTCATTCTTTCGAATACTTTCCGAATGGGAGTTGCCGGTTTAAGCAAAACACTATCGCAAGAACTGGGTAAAGATAACATCTTGGTAAACGTCATGGGTCCGGGGCGAATCGGCACAGCCCGTATCGCTTATCTGGACAAAGTGCGTGCTGACAAGGCCGGTATCTCGGTGGAAGCTGTATATGAGAACACCATCAAGGGTATTCCGCTTGGCCGCTATGGCACTCCCGAGGAATACGCTAAGCTTACCGTATTCCTCTGTTCAGAAGCCAACACCTATATTACCGGTCAAACCATGTTAGTCGACGGCGGCATGACCAAAGCGTTTTAAATTTTCTCTTTTTTGGCTTTACGTGTCGATGGCTTGAGTAGTTATTGGGAAAAGAAAGCAGCCATGAGGTGAATGTAATGAACGATATGGTTTTCAGCTCCATTAGCGGAAAAAAAACTGCCCTTGTACTGGATCAGAAAGACAATGCTGGCGTCGCCTTAGTCGACCTGGCTGCTGGCGACGTTTGTACCGTTATCGAAGACAGCGGAACTGAGTACGAAGTAACGGTTGTAGAGAATATCGCCTTTGGCCATAAGTTCGCGCTCGCCGATTTGGAAAAAGATCAGCCTGTATTCAAATACGGCGAAGAAATTGGCAAAATGAAGATTGGCCTCCCCAAAGGCGGCTGGATTCATAACCATAACATGTATTGTGACAGGGGGATGAAGTAATGGGCGATAAATTTTTAGGATATCGCCGAGAAAACGGCAGCATAGGAGTTAGAAACCAGATTGCCATTATTCCCTCTGTTTTCTGCTCCGCTAAAGTCGCACAACGAATTGCACAGAATGTCCCGAATGCCGTCCCGTTCACTCATCCTGTTGGCTGCAGTCAGGTAGGCGAAGACCTGGAAATTACAGCCAAGACATTGATTGGTGTTGGCAGAAATCCTAATTTTGCCGGCGTAGTCGTTGTTGGTCTTGGTTGCGAGCGTTTTACTCCTGCCGAGTTGGCACATGGTATCGCATCAACAGGTAAAATGCTTGAAACCGTTGTAATTCAAGATATTGGCGACTCGATTGCTGCCATTGAGCAAGGCACCCGCTATGCCCGTCACATGCAGCAGACTATCTCGCTTCAGCGCCGGGAAGAATGCGATGTTAGCGAGCTGATGATCGGCCTAAACTGCGGCGGCTCAGACACTACCTCCGGACTGGTAGCTAACCCCGCTCTGGGCATTGCCTCTGACAAGCTGGTTGCTCAAGGCGGATCGTCGATCCTGACCGAACTGACTGAGCTCATCGGTACAGAGCACATCCTGGCTCGCAGAGCAGTTAACGAAGACGTTGCGGCAGATATTCTAAACGCCATCCGCACTATGGAAGAACGCCTCAAACGACAAACACAAAACTCTAGCAATGAAAAACGCAAAAATCTTATTTCCACCGGTAACTTTGATGGCGGCCTCTCCAGTGTTGTTGAAAAATCACTAGGCGGCATGAAGAAATCAGGCAATGCGCAATTTGTTGAAGTATTCAAATATGGAAATTACCCGACAAAGAAAGGTCTTTTACTGCTCGACGGCCCAGGGCATGACGGTGAAGTCACCACTGGTCAAGTTGCCGCTGGCGCCCAAATAGTATGCTTTCCTACCGGACGCGGTACACCATCAGGCTTCCCAGGCGTACCTGTGATTAAAATAACAGGTAATCCGAGAACTTATGAACGCATGAAAGAGAATTTGGATATTAACGCAGGAACGGTCATTACCGGTGAAAAATCACTGCAGCAGGTCGGCGAAGAAATTTACCAGGAAATTTTAGCTGTAGCTTCTGGTAAGATGACCAAAGCCGAAGTACTTGGCCATGACGAGCAATTCTGCATCTGGCGGATGCCTGATTAAGGCCTAATAAACAAACAGGAGTGAGATAGATGAGTACAATTGACAGGCTCCTGGACCCCATCGCCATACCCAAAGTGATTCGTATACGGCAACGATTTGACCGCCCTGTAATTGCCGATGTCGTCGCAGAACTAAAAAGCAAACTGCAGGCCAAAGACATATTCGCAAAAATTCAGCCTGGTCAAACCGTAGCCATCACCGTTGGCAGCCGCGGCATTACGAACATGCCCCTTCTGATTAAAACCCTTGTCGAGCAAGTGAAACAGCGTGGCGCAAAGCCATTCCTTGTACCGGCTATGGGCAGTCATGGAGGAGCTACAGACCAAGGACAGCACGAAATGGCGCTAAGCATGGGTTATACGGAAGAGTACATTAACGCGCCCATCAAGTCGGATATAGAGCCGGTCCAAATCGGCGTATCCGAAAATGGATTCCCGGTTTATTTTGACCGTAATGCCTATGGAGCCAATTGGACCATCGTCGCCAACCGTATTAAGCCTCACGTTGCTTTCCGCGGTCCTGTCGAGAGCGGTCTGCAAAAAATGATTACTATCGGCCTTGGCAAACAAAAAGGCGCCGATATCTGCCACGAGCTAGGCTTCGGCGAAATGGCTGTTAACATCCCGGCTATGGCCAAGGTATCTCTGGAAAAGGCCAACATTCTCTGTGCTGTTGGCGTATTGGAAAACCCCTTCCATGAAACCTGCCGTATTGAAGTCCTCGCCAATGAAGAAATTGCCGCCATGGAACCCGTCCTGCAGGAGGCCGCCAAGGAACTTTGCCCTCGCATCCATTTCAACAAGCTTGATGCTGTTATCATTGACGAAATCGGCAAAGACATTAGCGGTACCGGCTTCGATACCAACGTAGTCGGCCGCTATCACACTCCCTTTATCAGCGGCGGGCCTGATGTGAAACGACTTGCCATACTGGATATTACCGATATCTCCCACGGCAACGCCAATGGCCTAGGCATTGCCGACTATACGACTAAACGAGCCTATGCGAAGCTATCCTTTGAGCATACATATCCCAACTCACTAACCTCGACGGTACCGTTGAGCGTAAAAATTCCCATGGTACTAAAAAGCGATAAACAAGCCATTCAGGCCTGTATCAAGTGCAGCAACCGCCTGGATAAGGAAAACGTCGCTATCCTCAGAATGAAAAACACCAATCACCTAGAAGAACTTGAAGTTTCCGTCAGCCTCAGAAAGTATGTGGAAGCTCATCCCTATCTGGAAATTGTCAGCGAACCTTATGATTGGACCTTCGACGACCAGGGCAACCTACTATAGAATGTTTCGTAATGCGCTATTGCTACAATTAGCAGGATTATACCAACCATTGCTGAATTAATTAACAAAATACATCTGCTTGGGAGTTCAACATGCTGGAAAAAATCGAGAGAATCAAGTTATCAGAAGAAATTTTACGTCGCCTTAAGGAAATGATAAAAAGCGGTAAATTCGGCTATGGAGATAAACTGCCGGTAGAAAAGCGCATTGCCGAAATTTTCGGTGTTAGCCGTACAACAGTCCGTGAAGCTTTGGCCGTCTTAGAAGCAGAAGGTTGGGTAACAACCAAACACGGTGGCGGTACTTATGTAAAAAGAGTTCATGGTCATGATCCTATAGAACCATTAACGGTTATGCTTGGCGGTAACGACACCGCTATTTTGGAACTCATGGAATTACGCCGGATTCTCGAGGGTGAAGTGGCCATGCTAGCTGCCTCACGGGCAACTGATGATGATATTGTTGCGCTTCATCAAGTTTTCCGTGATATGTCGCAAGATATCGCACTAGGCAAAGATACTGCTTCTTCCGACTTCGCTTTTCATTATCGAGTTGCCAGAGCAGCAAAAAACAATACTATCCTATCAGTAATAAGCAGCCTGCACGAACTCTACTACCAAGTGGTACATACAAACCGCTGGCACTGGTCCAAGCCGAAAGATTATGACCGTATTCTCTCTGAGCACGGTGCCATCTTGCACGCAATTGAAAAACGACAAGCGGCAGCAGCTAAGAAACAAATGGGCATCCATCTCGAAAGTACGTATCACATGATTGAAGAAGTCCTTTTGAAACAAGGTGATGCCGAAAGACAAGATCAATAGCAGCTTGCTAGAGCAACAATTCGCCGCATTACCAATACAAAAATACCCCCATAAACCAGAGTAGCAACGAGATACTCGTATTGTAATCCGGTTTATGGGGGTATTTTTGATTTGCGAGATGACGAGTTAATGTTAAATGATAAGGAATTCTAAGGCGGTGATCTCTGATGGATTTAGGGTGTAAAATGTTTTTGTTAGCGGTGGAAGAAATGAACTTTACAAAAGCTGCTTGCAGGGCTTTTGTAACTCAGCAATGTTTGAGCTCTCATATCAAAAAGCTAGAAGAAGAGTATGATGTCAATTTATTTGAAAGAACACCGCAACTACGTTTGACTCCAGCCGGAGAATCTTTATATTATTCATTACGTCAAATACAAATTGCTGAATCAGCCATGATAGAGAAATTATCCGAGATTAAGACCGAAATGAGAGGGAAAATTATATTTGGAATCAACGCAACAAGAGCGCGGGTTTTATTACCTGATCTTTTTACAGAATACCATCAACGTTTCCCTTTGGTAAATTTGTCAATTATTTTAGATGACATGCGAAATCTAGTTCCTAAATTATTGAATGGAAAGATCGATATGTTTTTGGGCATTGACTGTATATCAAATAATGATTTTAATGTTTTGCCATTAGGACAAGACGAAGTATTCTTTATCGCCACCGAAACAATACTACAGAAATTCGCCGTATCACCTGATGCCTACAAACAAACTATTTCCTCTGCCGAAATCGATTTATTGAATTTTCCGAATTTGCCGTTTGCGGGGAACTATATTGGTAGTTCTTTTAATAACCTTGTAAAAAGGTATTTAGATTCCCGTAATATACACCAAGAAATTGTCCTTTCTGTCAGCGATTACGAATTACAAATAAGTTTATGTATAAGAAGCCAATTAGTTGCATTTTGTCCCAAGACAGGCTTAGACAAAGTAATTGAACAAAATAACAGAAATGATAAACCACTTCGGATTTTTAAGCTTTACGGCATGAAAGATTTTCTTCGCATTGATTTAATTACACATAAAGATGGTTATCAACCGCATTTTGCCAAAGAATTTATCAGTTTATTACAAGAGCATATACAAAAACATGACCAATTTATAGCAGGCTATATAGGTCTCGAAAGCCGTCTCCCCGTTTCCCCATAGATAATGTCATCTTACCGCATCATCTTACACAGTTCTAGAAACGCCTGCATCGCCGGAGTCAACCATTTTTCCTGGTGGTAGATTAACTGTGCTTTTACGTCAAAGCTTGCTTCGCTGAAATCCAGTTTAAGTAATTTTCCCCGTTCCAGTTCATCTCGTACCGCCACTTCAGGAATAACGGCAATACCTAAACCGCACATGGTGCATTGCTTGATGGCGCCGATGCTGGATAACTCCATCAGCGAGCCTGGAATTACGTTGTGTTCGCGCAGCATCGCGAGAATCAGCGGGCGATAGCCGCAGCCGGGCAGAGTGACAATCAAGCATTCGCCTGCGAAATCGCCGGGGGTAATCTTTTTCTTTTCCGCCAGCGGATGCAGCGGGCTCACGACCACAGCCAGCGGTTCGTCCTGGAGTGTACGCACCGTCATTTCCGGTGCGGTGATGGTGTCAGTCAGTACCA
The genomic region above belongs to Anaerosporomusa subterranea and contains:
- a CDS encoding SDR family oxidoreductase; amino-acid sequence: MDLGLREKSVLVMASSAGLGKAAALEFAKEGANVMLFSPFEEELIQAQTEIKAATGREPAYTVGDITKANDITTVVRNTVEKFGPIFALVNNAGGPPAGTFDNFTDDAWQKAYELNLLSYIRSIREVLPYMRQLGHGRIVNYTSSSVKQVLENLILSNTFRMGVAGLSKTLSQELGKDNILVNVMGPGRIGTARIAYLDKVRADKAGISVEAVYENTIKGIPLGRYGTPEEYAKLTVFLCSEANTYITGQTMLVDGGMTKAF
- a CDS encoding UxaA family hydrolase codes for the protein MNDMVFSSISGKKTALVLDQKDNAGVALVDLAAGDVCTVIEDSGTEYEVTVVENIAFGHKFALADLEKDQPVFKYGEEIGKMKIGLPKGGWIHNHNMYCDRGMK
- a CDS encoding UxaA family hydrolase — protein: MGDKFLGYRRENGSIGVRNQIAIIPSVFCSAKVAQRIAQNVPNAVPFTHPVGCSQVGEDLEITAKTLIGVGRNPNFAGVVVVGLGCERFTPAELAHGIASTGKMLETVVIQDIGDSIAAIEQGTRYARHMQQTISLQRREECDVSELMIGLNCGGSDTTSGLVANPALGIASDKLVAQGGSSILTELTELIGTEHILARRAVNEDVAADILNAIRTMEERLKRQTQNSSNEKRKNLISTGNFDGGLSSVVEKSLGGMKKSGNAQFVEVFKYGNYPTKKGLLLLDGPGHDGEVTTGQVAAGAQIVCFPTGRGTPSGFPGVPVIKITGNPRTYERMKENLDINAGTVITGEKSLQQVGEEIYQEILAVASGKMTKAEVLGHDEQFCIWRMPD
- a CDS encoding lactate racemase domain-containing protein, with protein sequence MSTIDRLLDPIAIPKVIRIRQRFDRPVIADVVAELKSKLQAKDIFAKIQPGQTVAITVGSRGITNMPLLIKTLVEQVKQRGAKPFLVPAMGSHGGATDQGQHEMALSMGYTEEYINAPIKSDIEPVQIGVSENGFPVYFDRNAYGANWTIVANRIKPHVAFRGPVESGLQKMITIGLGKQKGADICHELGFGEMAVNIPAMAKVSLEKANILCAVGVLENPFHETCRIEVLANEEIAAMEPVLQEAAKELCPRIHFNKLDAVIIDEIGKDISGTGFDTNVVGRYHTPFISGGPDVKRLAILDITDISHGNANGLGIADYTTKRAYAKLSFEHTYPNSLTSTVPLSVKIPMVLKSDKQAIQACIKCSNRLDKENVAILRMKNTNHLEELEVSVSLRKYVEAHPYLEIVSEPYDWTFDDQGNLL
- a CDS encoding FadR/GntR family transcriptional regulator; protein product: MLEKIERIKLSEEILRRLKEMIKSGKFGYGDKLPVEKRIAEIFGVSRTTVREALAVLEAEGWVTTKHGGGTYVKRVHGHDPIEPLTVMLGGNDTAILELMELRRILEGEVAMLAASRATDDDIVALHQVFRDMSQDIALGKDTASSDFAFHYRVARAAKNNTILSVISSLHELYYQVVHTNRWHWSKPKDYDRILSEHGAILHAIEKRQAAAAKKQMGIHLESTYHMIEEVLLKQGDAERQDQ
- a CDS encoding LysR family transcriptional regulator gives rise to the protein MDLGCKMFLLAVEEMNFTKAACRAFVTQQCLSSHIKKLEEEYDVNLFERTPQLRLTPAGESLYYSLRQIQIAESAMIEKLSEIKTEMRGKIIFGINATRARVLLPDLFTEYHQRFPLVNLSIILDDMRNLVPKLLNGKIDMFLGIDCISNNDFNVLPLGQDEVFFIATETILQKFAVSPDAYKQTISSAEIDLLNFPNLPFAGNYIGSSFNNLVKRYLDSRNIHQEIVLSVSDYELQISLCIRSQLVAFCPKTGLDKVIEQNNRNDKPLRIFKLYGMKDFLRIDLITHKDGYQPHFAKEFISLLQEHIQKHDQFIAGYIGLESRLPVSP
- a CDS encoding LysR family transcriptional regulator, producing the protein MELRQLQIFCSAAETLNFTKAGLKLGYAQSNITGQIRQLEEELQVKLFERLGRGIQLTSEGKKFLVNAKHILELCDKAKAEIAPQVFRGIINIGTAETICIYRLPQILIEYRKLYPLVEIRVQTEACDNLFTLLKSNDIDIALVLTDTITAPEMTVRTLQDEPLAVVVSPLHPLAEKKKITPGDFAGECLIVTLPGCGYRPLILAMLREHNVIPGSLMELSSIGAIKQCTMCGLGIAVIPEVAVRDELERGKLLKLDFSEASFDVKAQLIYHQEKWLTPAMQAFLELCKMMR